TCTATTACTAATTAAGCATTAAAGCCTCCTTCCGTGTTAAAGTATAGTGACTGCATCTTGGACAATGAAGCCAAATCTGAGACGAACAATGCTTTTGTGCAGAGCCAGTCTGCTGTATTCAACAAATCCATCCACAGGCATCCTTTTATAATAGGATCATACAGTTTGCAGATTAAGGCTTTACAGTTCAAGTGGTCACATCTCATCATACTACTGTAGGTTTTTCCTTCACATCCTCCTCTTTTTGTGATGAATGTATGTTAATATTTGTACAGATTGTCCGTTCTTGGGATTTGGTAAAACTGGATACAACTCTCACTTTTACATCTACTGTAGCAGTACTTGGACAACAAGGCTGTATATACAAAATAGTATAGTTTACAGTTCAGTATGATACAACAAATCTGGTCCAAAAACTAAAGTTGATAAATAACTGCAGCAgaaaaagttttgtttgttttaaatgtccaatctgtatttttttccaatttaaatTGCAAGTGcattcattatatttaatataattgaCTTGTAGATAAAAACTCTtaattgtgttttcttaatcattaaaaagtatAAATCTGACgtaaacaaacattaacaacacCTGCGAACCTAACTTGTATTGAATTGTTGTCTAGTGTTACTCCTCATGTTTATTATGTATGAATTAGttatttattagttatatttttCTGAATACAAATGGACCTGTATGGTAGTTGGGTATATTTGTCACAGTATTTGTCTGCTCTGATGAAGCACTGGGGCTACTTACAAAAGGGGGCGCTGTTGAGGCAGATAACTGACAGTTCAAAATGTCAATGAATGGCAGCGGTTGTTCTCTTCATTCTGACATTTTCACTGATCCctcatcagacagacaggtcaaacCGACAGAGTCCCTGCTGACAGGCCGTACTTTCTAAGAATTGAGTTACTGAATTGGATGTTTGTACCATCGTTCAGATTTATTAGTTACTGAAAAGTTCCCCACTTTTCTTTGTTGATTAGTTGAATAGAATAAGTTGCCTTAAGGTTAGAAAATCAAGTTATTGAGTCCCCAGCAGGTTGAACATCTGGGTGAAGGAAGTCACAATAAAATACTGATCTTCAAGCGGTAGCTGGTTTACTGCACTTTAAGTCATTGTTACATTACACTTAAtgcatgtgttagtgtgtaGTCAGTGGGCAACCTGCCCTATAAATGCAATTATTTCTCCCTCCTTTTgggcaaaaaaaaccaaccgaGTTCTTCGCCAATAAGTTTGTTCAAATAACTGAACTATTGTCAATTGTCCGTTAAAGCTCTGAGTGACTCAGTCAGATAGGAGAGACATTAAACATGCTGCACATTCTGTGTGCAAGATGAATCCAGCGATTTTCCAACTAAAAGTGTTTCTCGGCTAATGGGTCTCGTCTCAGCCTACGGTGTCACTGTAAAGTCCTCAGAGGTAAAAGTGAAATAGAGGCACAGAACAGATAGACCACATCTATTAGAGTGCATAAACAAATTAGAGCTTTCCAACAGTTGAGTTTAATGGTAGAACAATTAACATAAACTGTGAAGAAAATGTGTGATATTTTCCAAAGAACTTGatgtaaaattgtatttagtTTGAGGGTTGTctcttgaaataaaaatgaagtagAGATTAAGTAAAACTTCACACGTCATAATTTACAGAAGTTAATAAAATGGTAGAGTTTGTGGTTTAATTCAAATATGTTTCAAGATATTAGCATCTGTATGCACCTTTGAAGCGCTCAGGTTTGCGATTGATGGAGAGGATGGATCTCAGTTGGCCGCCAAATTTCAAGGCTTGCATGGCTGTATTTCACGGTTTAACATTGTCCTTTATTTAACAGCGTATGtacatttctgtaaatagaTCTTCAAATACAGTCAAGACCAACTTAACTTCTGTCACTATATCGCGTTGCTTATGTTAAAGGTtgagaaacaacaacagcagcagtacgAGGGCAAAAGTTtggatttaaaatatattatcagACTAGACAAAgtaatattaattattgttttattttggttgaaATAATCCCTTTTATAGATTTCACCCAACAGCTGGACACTAAATGTTAGCACACTTTTTCCTCAAAGCCCTCAAAtcacttacattttttgattttacaaaacaaaacaattggaAATGAATGGCTGGGTTTTTACCATTCACAAGGCACACTAATCCAGGCAATACTGAATCAATTTCTCTACACATAAAACCTGATTGTCTCATCGCCCATATAAGGGATATCAAATAACTTATTCGAGTTTAGGGTTGAGGAAAATGTTATAATCTTTATTCTCACACAGTACTTGGGTCATATCAACAATAGCAGATCTTTTCAAGAGCATGCTTAAAAACACCCCATATGGAGCAAAAAACTGACACTTTCATTCAACAAAAgctattaaatataatttacagcGGATGTGAGATCTTCCACCGAAGACAATGATCCAAAACACAAGTTGAAAAACTTGTCTTCCTTGATATGATATAGACAGTGAATTCAAACTCATGAACTATAACTTCTCCATGGTCCCAAATTAACTTATGcaactttatatatatagatatatacaaaAATGTGCTACACAGACCAGCAATGTTAGAGACTATTCTCAGGATGTTAGaaaccaacaaaataaacaaagaaataaaaatgcagctCACTGTGTACTTAAACTAAGGTGGGACTGACTGTATTGCACTAGTGATGTTCTACTGTTTAACATGACTACACGGTGTGTTACAACATATTCCTCGTGTCCTCCCTTTTGACATGGTCGAGTGTCTTGTCGTGGCACTTGGTTTTTTTGTTCTGGTGAGTTTTCACATGTTTTGCCAAGTGGTCACTCCTCATGAACCTCTTGCAGCAGTCCGGGCAAACAAAGCGCTTCTCCCCCGTGTGAGTCCTCAGGTGTCTCTGCAGCTCGTCCGACCTGGTGAAACTCTTGCCGCAGAACAGCCAGTTGCACACAAACGGCCTCTCTCCAGAGTGCCACCTCAGGTGCGCTTTGAGGTGAGAAGTTTTCCCGTAAACTTTCCCGCAGCCCGGTATGTGACAAATGTGCTGCTTCTTCTTCCCGGGCTCGTCGCTGGACGTGGAGGACTGGCAGTTCGGGCACCTGCACCTCCTGCACCGCCGCGCAGTGGCGAGGGGAGACTTGGTGTGCAGCAGAGCCGCTATTTGCGTCTGGTATTGCGCAAAGTCCGTATGTCCCAGAACCAAGCCCCTCTGCAGCTGGAAGCGATGGTGACCGAGGGAGGAAGAGTGGGTGACATGGTTCCCCTGCTGCAGGCTCCACCATGGAATATCCTCTCCGGGATTTGGGGACaactgtctctgctgctggtgCACAAGGCCGGAGTGTCCTGTGACAAAACTTGGCATCGCAGGCGGGATGGGAGTCGGGGCTGCGTAGCTGACGGCGGGGACGTAGgtgggaggacaggaggactgCAGAGACTGCATGGAGCATGGTAACATCTTCACGGGGGAGAAGTCATAGGGGTACGAGGGGTCCGCCGGAGGGGTGAGGGGCAGTTCGTGGTGCGAGCTGAAGGAGCTCTGGATGTGCGCAGACAGCTGCGGCTTGGAGGATAGTCCGAAAGTTGAGTTGGCTGCCAGGCTGCTCTGCGGCGGTCCCTCGTTAGTCCACGGGTGAAATAAACGCGAAGGGGAGCCCAGAGTTGGGTCGTACGGGACCTGGAGGAAATCTGTGTGGTTGGATCCGTGGTGATGCCCGATCCGGTTACAAGTGGCCGCCAGGAGAGCCAGCGGGGAATGCTTACAGTTCTCTGGAGAGGAGTTTGGAGTGCGATCCTGGATAACAAGAGacgcacatttttttttcttttacattacaatcatttatttcatacactttacaaagtcaacaaaaaaaaccaactaaaaacatgaaatgattcatgttgttgtttttttttgatttgtcttAAATAacgtttaaagtttaaattgcATCTGTTCTATATGTCGATCCTGTCGCCTGGATCGCGATGATGATGAcataaaagttgtatttatgttgcagcaaaaaagtcattaagACGCAATAATACGCGTTATGGTTAAAATGATGACACTAGGCAATCAAAAGACCCGTTACCCACCCAAAAAAACCTAAATGGACTCGGATGGGTAAGTTTACGAGTTACTAAAGTCGTTCAAAGTAAACAGAAACTTGGGCGCACAAACCTGGAGAAAAGCCTGGAGTGTTTCATTCCGCAGTACGGCCACTGCTGCCATGGTAAACGTCCTCCTCCCTCTcgatgaaaacaaaatgaaaataaaagcactaaTTCAGATAAATATGTGCAttcgtgtaaaaaaaaaaatatatatatatatatatcgcgTCGAGCAGGTCTCCTCCACTCCTCGGTGCTTCCTCTCTCCGAGATATCCTTGGTCTATCTGAAGAGTGAGGGATCACTTCTTAGAATTTGATAAGGACTTTGGTGGGCCGCCAGCCAGTCAGAAATAAGATTTATTACTTTGAAGTTTGCCGCTGCCCAATCATCAAAGAATAGCGGCTCTTTGAGAGGGGAAAGCAAATCCTTTGAATCCACAAAGCTCCTATGGTGTGTTTGTTGGTCTGGATAAAGGAGCTGATTATTAGGGGGGATGGGAAGGGAGGAGATAAAGGCGGGACAATTAATGAAGTAATCACTATGTGGGAAATGTATATACACAAATAATTGGATTTTCTTGATCAAAGACCCCCATGCCGCCTGGAGACCCCGGTATTGGATGCTGTAGTCATCTGATCCTCTTTTTGTAATTAAGGATTTGTAGCAGAACCCTATGTGACAATGTGACATTGTTATCTCTGGAGATCTCTAAGAGCGTTGCCTGACTGTTTGATGGAGGAAAGAGACCAAATCAAGTGACTCAACACAAAGTTCTCATCTCTCAAGAATCTGCgtctcttttacatttttaatttgaattaattttcCTTTGTTGCTCCTTTGAACCACAACACTGCATTAAACACTTAATTATACCCTTTCTGAATTATTTCAAAACTTAATTCTCCTTCACTCGTTTTCAATTTTGTTCTATCAGAACCTTAttcttaatttagtttttttttttttctgtctttgttgaGCTTCAAAATGTAAGCTTAGAGCCTTAGGGTATATTCCCATCAGCTAATTCAAATTATAACATGTTACTTAACATGCCACAAAAGGGATACCTCTGTTTTAAATCAGGCGACAAAAGCAGCACTTGAAATGGTGATGTCTCAATTATGTTTCCTTATGAACTCGTCATTTCATTGGGTCTCGGGAGGAATTTCAGCACAGGATCTCGTTCACTGAAGCATCCAAACTAAACAGAGGTATTTATAATGTATGGGAACTTTAACACAAAAGGGTAAACTGGAATGCAAGATCATATTTAGTCCTGTTTTTGTTACGGAACATTTAATGTGGGCAAAAGTATGCAGTTTTCATAAGATAATATTCAAACTTTTGTGGCAAAGCAGTCGAAATGGAAGTTGTAGTTTTCTATATCAACTCTCTGATCTTTATCTGGCTTCCCTGAAGAAACAATCACTGTCCTCTCAACTAGTTTGGAGCGGCAGATTTTGAATTAGATCTGTTCCTTTGAAGGGATTAATGTTCCCAGTCCTCTCCCACGGCTTTACACACAGTCATGAGGGAAAGGGGGAGTCCTGCTGGGCTGCACTGGAGCCATGTTAAACTACAAAACTGGCTACAGGAGTGGTGTACTCACACTGTtgactgattaaaaaaatgaagtagtGGAGATTTGCCTTGTTTACATCAAGTTATGGCTGCAGTTGGTGATTAAGTTTATTGTGCGGAACATATAAAAGTATGTAGAAAACAGGAAGGTCACTACTTTGAATCCTGAGCCACGTCGTATTCAATCTGCCGTTTACAGGAGCGTCTGAATACTTTTATAAGTTACAACTGTAAAATCATCTTACTATATACTAATATTTGTACCACCATCAATAAGGAACCTTTACACACAATTTATAGCTTATTGCTTTActaatgttaataaataatttaccaaTGCTTTATTTATCAGTTATAAGCAACTAAGAAGAACAACTCACGGGTTGTCAAGTTGTGAAAAATATCTTATGATGATGTTTATCCTCCAACAGCACGAAAAAAAGATGAGACACCCATGAGCATTTATTAATGTTAGAAATAATTTATGACCAAACAGAAAGGATAAGCAACAGCCAGTGGGATTTTCACAACCTGGAAACCCAACACCTGCTCATATAAAGTGATCCCAAATGATCTATAAAGCATtcgtaaattatttattaaccattaataAAGCCATTGGTTGCTACTTTGGAATTGTAATATTCACTTAAGGATTTTCACACAAAGGAGCTCAAAACAGGTAAAAAGAGAAGTGTTAAATGACCGAATAGTTTTAGATCAGTACGAACAAGTTTAAGGTTGCCATGATGTGAAAATTCCTTCGACTGGTGCTTATCAGATAAGTAAGTAATAAATACTCTGGGATTTTGACACAGTGGAGCTCAAAACAGGTGAAAAGAGGATTATAAAATGAGCGAAAGCTGTATACTCAGTTAACCATCTGTTACCAATTAAATTACAGGCGTCACTGCAGTAAATATTTTTACAATCTACTTtaaaagtttgtatttttaaaagtttgttagTTATTACTTCCAGGTTTAAATGTCAGATATATGTCAAACGTTGTAATCTGCTCTGTAATGTCAAACCAGACAACTGTTCAAGTGAAAGGGAAATCCACCCTAAAACAGAAGTAACATTTACTATGATCCTGAACAGCAGCACTGATTTGAGGACATTAAAATAGCAGATATTAATTCTGATTTAGGGTGGATTTTGCTTAAATCAGCTTTACATGTGAGCTGCCATGCTCTGCAAAGGCACATTTCTGACATATGTGACAAGTGCATGAATTTTGTAAACCATCAGaattaccaaattattgatatCTTCCTTTGAGATACTCGGTTCAGCCCTAAATGCAAGTTCTTACATTTTAATGCATCTCAATGGGACTTCAGCCGAGGGATGGATTTGGCTGAGCAGGACTTTGATATAGTTTGTAAGAAATTCATGACTGTGTGCTTGACACAATGTCCAGTCCCCAAGGTAATTTAGTTGCTCCAAACCGTTACCGTCTTTTGGCCATGCCTTACGTTTTACAGGGTCACCTCAGCAGTGGTTTGGCTAAAAGAAAAATTTCCTGCGGTATTTGATGGGAAAATTAACTCCCACTGAAATAGTTTTTGCCTCAAAGGTTTGAACATGAAATCAGTCTGTACCATCCGTGTATTTCATACAGTACTCTAAAGCATAAAGCAGAGAGTCGATCAACAGAAATACTGTTAAGAGGAAGAGATGTGTATGAAGCTGCATTTAGGGATTAGCAGAATATCTTAAATTAAGATACAGCCTTGCAGTGGTTACAGGAAACAAAGGTCACAGAGTTTTTGCATCTATAGAGCAGCAAAGTGAACCAGGTATTTTTCTACATACATGAAAGTCAAAGAAAGCCATATGTCAGTTTATGGTGTTCTGCACTTTTTGCTCTTTTCCAATGTATATCAAAAATCTGAATTGCCTgctaaacaaaatgaaacatttattaaaaggtcaaaaggtGAAGAAGAGAAATACACGATACTCAAAAGTCAGTggtgtaa
The Anoplopoma fimbria isolate UVic2021 breed Golden Eagle Sablefish chromosome 16, Afim_UVic_2022, whole genome shotgun sequence genome window above contains:
- the sp5a gene encoding transcription factor Sp5a; this translates as MAAVAVLRNETLQAFLQDRTPNSSPENCKHSPLALLAATCNRIGHHHGSNHTDFLQVPYDPTLGSPSRLFHPWTNEGPPQSSLAANSTFGLSSKPQLSAHIQSSFSSHHELPLTPPADPSYPYDFSPVKMLPCSMQSLQSSCPPTYVPAVSYAAPTPIPPAMPSFVTGHSGLVHQQQRQLSPNPGEDIPWWSLQQGNHVTHSSSLGHHRFQLQRGLVLGHTDFAQYQTQIAALLHTKSPLATARRCRRCRCPNCQSSTSSDEPGKKKQHICHIPGCGKVYGKTSHLKAHLRWHSGERPFVCNWLFCGKSFTRSDELQRHLRTHTGEKRFVCPDCCKRFMRSDHLAKHVKTHQNKKTKCHDKTLDHVKREDTRNML